Genomic segment of Hydra vulgaris chromosome 08, alternate assembly HydraT2T_AEP:
tcactaaaaataatttcttcaaagtagattaaaatctatttatttaaatacattaaaaacaatatgataaaataaaacctACTTCCAACACAGTGACTGCAATTGATTAATTTGTTGTGTAAACATTGAGAGACCCACAATAAGGTTGGGTTTGTAttcttttgctttaaaaatactaaatacatTTGTGTTTCTTCTGGCATTCGGCTTATCAACATTCACAATTTGATAACACATCTTAAAGGATCCACCACCATAATTACCACCAATTTTAATGtgaattttgtcattttttatattggaaTGCTGTagcaaattttttctatttaatttgtaattgaatttaaaataattttagaaaataaataaacttttaataaaaaagcatataaaatgACAACATTTTTATGCAGACACACATTTATGTAAAATactatctttacttttttagaagattgagtttgtttattatatgtGATGGAAGATCTTTAATGTATCCCCAAGGagcatttttaacttcaaataaatCACTGGAgtcttttaaaagaaagttaaacGGAGCATTACAAACTACCCAATCCTCTCCAGACCAggatttaaatactttttgttgctttttgttTGATCCACATTTTATATCTTTGGTTTTAAGccatctataataaaattttaaacattttgtttttttatttattcacagtttcattttagtttgatttggtcaaatttaaagtttgtatatataaaaattatatatatatatatatatatatatatatatatatatatatatatatatatatatatatatatatatatatatatatatatatatatatatatatatatatatatatatatatatgaagttaATTTACCTTGCAAGTATCTTCATGTTTGAATATGTAATTCCCATATGAGCTTTCATACTTATCATTTCTTCAGCACTTATAACTGATAAAAGTATGTCTgacatctttaatattttaatttgatcttTTACTTCGAATGAATTCAAAATAGCAGAGGTTTGCTGAAGTTGTGATGTGCTGGGCATACCAGAGGTcacatttaaagaatttaaaacaacttgatgtctttttttaattgtcctTTTACTAACATCTGAGCCCTCTTTGTATGCCATCGAGTTGGAAGTAAAGTACTAAGGCTAGAAAGAAAAGtgaaatcaaattatattttattaattacaacaaaacataatactgtttattttattttgctatatattaaaaatgcgCCTACCCTAGGTCCTCCGGAAGGAAATGCAATAAAGTTTGATTCAGAGGTAATTAGCTTTTGCTTTATTACATGTAATGCAGAATCTTCAACAATCTGTGGTATAGCATCAttgtcttttaataaaaatacatcagcTAGAGTTGTATCAAGTccaacatgattttttttgctaatcgGAGTCAGTAATAATTGATCACCAATACAAATTTCTTCGTGCAATTTTTTAATCTCGTTGTCTTTAAccgcaaattttaatttacattgcTTATTGCAACCTAAAATAATGCACTCTATCAACTGTGTTACATTAACAGAATTTACAATTGTAAATAATGGAATGTGTTGATTACAAATAAAGCATTTTGTTTCTGTTTCCAGCTTTCTTTCAATCTCCTTAAATATACACACTGAGCAAAAAGAGTGATGACACTCTTTTAGTATTAGTGGCTTATACATAATGTTGTTGCACAAATTGCATATACATAAGTCTAAATGAGGATTTGATACAGGATCAATATCAATTGCATTTAAACGCAAAGTTTGTTCTGGTATACTAGCAATTAAGCTATTAACGATTGGTCCATCTTTTCTGATTTTGTTCTATTATACATGGCCGACCaggtttacattttttaactttcctACCAGAATCTTTAGAGAAACAGGAACATTTGTCTGCACATGGTAATGGCCATTCAACTACTTTAACACTGGTGCTAGAACCTTTTTCAATGTTCCTCATAATGATATAGCACTTCCTACACATTTTTTGTGGATgaacatttttattatcaatgtCAATGTTTATGTAAAATGAATTTTCGATTCTTTCAGAATATTTACACACACCAACTGAGTCTTTCATTATATATTCTCCACATATTCTGCAAATAAGACTTAACTTGGTTAAATGGTCcatgtttataaaatatctaaatatagcATTAtgtaagataaattaaaaattagccccccaaaaaaaaaaatcggtctctaaaattaagtttaaatggAAGTATTATAACATAGatgcttaaaaaatatgaaattataagaacaattttttaccgtttaattttaaagttttcctTGAAAATCCTATTTGCAAcaccaaaatttataaaacaaggTTTTATCAGTTATCTCTGAAACAAATCGCTTCggttaagaaaaattttgaaatatcaaacataaataaaatcaagttgGAGTAGCTGAGCTTCAGaaagaaataattgaaataacCTAAAATTTTCTTCAGTTTTACAAGTGTTGACTGCGCATGCTCAGAATAAAGTTCCAATAAGTATCAATTCGAAACTGCCGTGGCATGGAGTGTACATTTTTTGACTGACAAACAGGTATAACATACTGTATAGGTATAGACTGaaaaataggtagaacatgcaagaAGTGCCGCTGCAATGActaagggtttggtttgggcgg
This window contains:
- the LOC136084212 gene encoding uncharacterized protein LOC136084212, which produces MAYKEGSDVSKRTIKKRHQVVLNSLNVTSGMPSTSQLQQTSAILNSFEVKDQIKILKMSDILLSVISAEEMISMKAHMGITYSNMKILARWLKTKDIKCGSNKKQQKVFKSWSGEDWVVCNAPFNFLLKDSSDLFEVKNAPWGYIKDLPSHIINKLNLLKK